From the genome of Flavobacterium ovatum, one region includes:
- a CDS encoding helix-turn-helix transcriptional regulator encodes MNNDYQTYSVMDYGFQINPLLPIIGYTEVISDAVCLTHSHPRGQLLYATTGVMKVIVENQIWFVNPLQAIWIPGGAAHQVYFQKNVGLYSAFIDPSVASSLPAKSCAFDISIFLKELLFKIISFKTDDELMLIQERIIAVFLDEMALIVPSETFLPMSNNMKLKKIIDLLMSNKASKHTIDYYADVACVSSRTLSRLFIKELGINFSDWCIRLKLMEAIKMLGDKKSVKEIALGLGYENTSAFIYMFKKNTGKTPATFII; translated from the coding sequence ATGAATAATGATTATCAGACATATTCGGTCATGGATTATGGATTTCAAATAAATCCATTGTTACCCATCATAGGGTATACCGAAGTTATTTCGGATGCTGTTTGCTTGACACATTCACATCCTCGTGGACAGTTGTTATACGCTACGACTGGTGTTATGAAGGTCATTGTCGAAAATCAAATTTGGTTTGTTAATCCACTGCAAGCAATTTGGATTCCTGGGGGAGCGGCGCATCAAGTCTATTTTCAAAAGAATGTGGGGTTGTACAGTGCTTTTATAGATCCATCGGTCGCTAGCAGTTTGCCCGCAAAAAGTTGCGCTTTTGATATTTCTATTTTTCTAAAGGAATTACTATTTAAAATTATTTCTTTTAAAACGGATGATGAGCTTATGTTAATTCAAGAAAGAATTATTGCCGTTTTTTTGGATGAAATGGCATTAATTGTTCCTAGCGAAACTTTTTTGCCTATGAGTAATAACATGAAGTTGAAAAAAATAATTGATTTACTGATGAGTAATAAAGCAAGTAAACACACTATAGATTATTATGCGGATGTTGCTTGTGTCAGTAGTAGGACCTTGTCACGGCTTTTTATTAAGGAATTAGGAATAAACTTTAGCGATTGGTGCATTCGATTAAAACTAATGGAAGCTATAAAAATGTTGGGAGACAAGAAATCCGTGAAGGAGATTGCATTGGGCTTAGGGTATGAAAACACGAGTGCTTTTATATATATGTTTAAGAAAAATACAGGAAAAACACCTGCTACTTTTATTATTTAA
- the nadC gene encoding carboxylating nicotinate-nucleotide diphosphorylase, whose translation MITEAQFQDELQILIANAIREDVGDGDHSSLACIPESAQGKAKLLVKDNGIIAGVAFAKMIFEYVDPNLQVETFIEDGAAVKFGDVVFHVSGSSQSILKAERLVLNSMQRMSAIATKTNSYVQLLAGTNTKILDTRKTTPSFRVAEKWAVKIGGGENHRFALYDMVMLKDNHIDFAGGISLAIAKTKEYLTAQNRNLKIIVEARDIEEVKEIMACKGVFRILLDNFDYDMTREAVALIGNECLTESSGNINEETIREYAECGVNYISSGALTHSIYNMDLSLKAF comes from the coding sequence ATGATTACTGAAGCTCAATTCCAGGACGAATTACAAATCTTAATTGCGAATGCTATCCGAGAAGACGTAGGGGATGGTGATCATAGTTCGTTGGCCTGCATACCAGAGTCGGCGCAAGGAAAAGCAAAACTTTTGGTAAAAGACAACGGAATTATTGCTGGAGTGGCTTTTGCAAAAATGATTTTTGAATATGTAGACCCTAACTTGCAAGTGGAAACTTTTATAGAGGACGGTGCTGCTGTGAAATTTGGAGACGTTGTTTTTCATGTTTCTGGGAGTTCACAGTCAATATTGAAAGCGGAGCGATTAGTGCTGAATTCGATGCAAAGAATGTCGGCTATTGCGACTAAAACCAATAGTTATGTTCAATTATTAGCTGGGACGAATACCAAAATATTAGATACTAGAAAAACAACACCTAGCTTTAGAGTGGCCGAAAAATGGGCTGTGAAAATAGGTGGTGGCGAGAACCATCGTTTTGCTCTTTATGATATGGTGATGTTGAAAGACAATCATATTGATTTTGCAGGCGGAATCTCGTTGGCAATTGCCAAAACAAAAGAATATTTGACAGCTCAAAATCGCAATTTAAAAATTATTGTGGAAGCGAGAGATATTGAAGAAGTCAAAGAAATTATGGCTTGCAAAGGAGTTTTTAGAATACTATTAGATAATTTTGATTATGATATGACTAGAGAAGCGGTGGCTTTAATAGGAAATGAGTGTTTGACTGAATCATCTGGAAATATTAATGAAGAAACTATTAGGGAGTATGCAGAGTGTGGTGTAAACTACATTTCCTCAGGTGCATTAACGCATTCTATTTATAATATGGATTTAAGTTTGAAAGCTTTTTAG
- a CDS encoding YihY/virulence factor BrkB family protein, with protein MSAEIEEIINRVPVLRSVVKGLKKVKLPRLEGLTLYDLLELYGLGLTEGAFSNRAGSIAFSFFMALFPFALFILNLIPYIPIEGFQQDFLEFVADGVPPNTYTAIESIIDDILNNSHSGLLSTGFLLSIFLMANGLNAILGGFEKSAHVLVKRGFFQQYLVALGMSLFLSFLLILTVAIIVVFEIVIQLKAIQDVLSDSIPFIIMGRYAFLILMLLITTSILFKFGTKHNYKGAFISVASIFSTLLTIVISYFFGIWVIHFSKYNELYGSIGTLLIVMFYIWINCMVLLLGFELNATIGKLKKEKFQEKNEK; from the coding sequence ATGTCAGCAGAAATTGAAGAAATAATCAATCGAGTCCCTGTACTACGAAGCGTAGTAAAGGGGTTAAAAAAAGTAAAACTTCCTAGACTAGAAGGGCTTACTTTATACGATTTATTGGAACTGTACGGACTTGGTTTAACCGAGGGGGCATTTTCTAATAGAGCAGGGTCGATTGCATTTAGTTTTTTCATGGCATTATTTCCATTTGCCTTATTTATCTTGAATTTGATTCCTTATATTCCAATTGAAGGATTTCAACAAGATTTTTTAGAATTTGTTGCTGATGGAGTTCCTCCTAATACGTATACGGCTATTGAAAGTATTATTGATGATATCCTTAATAATAGTCACTCCGGATTATTATCTACGGGTTTTTTATTATCCATTTTTTTAATGGCTAATGGACTGAATGCAATTTTGGGTGGTTTTGAAAAATCAGCACACGTATTGGTGAAAAGAGGTTTTTTTCAACAGTATTTAGTGGCATTGGGAATGTCATTATTTTTGTCTTTCTTGTTGATCTTGACAGTAGCCATTATTGTTGTATTTGAAATTGTTATTCAATTGAAGGCAATTCAGGATGTTTTGAGTGATAGTATTCCTTTTATCATTATGGGTAGATATGCTTTTTTGATATTAATGTTACTAATCACGACTTCTATATTGTTTAAATTTGGTACCAAGCATAATTATAAAGGAGCGTTTATATCTGTAGCATCAATATTTTCAACATTATTAACCATTGTGATTTCTTATTTTTTTGGAATTTGGGTCATTCATTTCTCTAAGTATAATGAATTGTATGGCTCCATAGGAACCTTATTAATTGTTATGTTTTATATCTGGATTAACTGTATGGTTTTACTCCTTGGATTTGAGTTGAATGCAACAATTGGTAAATTAAAAAAGGAAAAATTTCAAGAAAAAAACGAAAAATAA
- the priA gene encoding primosomal protein N' yields the protein MLFFVEVIMPLSLAKTFTYSVSEAEYNYIKKGMRLAVPFGKNKIYTALVIDIHQNKPSLYDAKEIHQILDEKPIVTEDQIVHWQWIATYYMCAIGDVYRAAMPSAFLLESETQILQKQGVFVDEAQLSDEEYLIYQALQLQSSLKIQEVSAILNKKTVFPVIQKMIDKNIIILEEEIQESYKPKLVRYIRLHSKYDSNEGLSLLLEMLKNAAKQKEIVLSYFQISAVEKKPIAVKKLTEVANTSSAIIKALIDKEIFEEYFIQEDRVQFKGKSSEDQIVLSEAQENAFDTIRQCYETKDVCLLHGVTSSGKTEIYIKLIEEYIATGKQVLYLLPEIALSTQLVSRLRAYFGNKIAVFNSKYNNNERVEVWNQVLHKAEKAQIVIGSRSSLFLPFQDLGLLVIDEEHEQTFKQMDPAPRYHARDAAIVLANLYKAKVLLGSATPSLETYYNTQTNKYGLATITERFGKVLMPEIELVDIKDKYFRKQMTGHFSHILIERITNAVSLGEQVILFQNRRGYSPLLECMTCGHVPQCQQCDVSLTYHKHKNQLRCHYCGYSIAKPTNCHNCSSIDLTTKGFGTEQIQQELVQLFPNAKIGRMDQDTTRGKFGFEKIIDSFKNQEIDILVGTQMLAKGLDFDNVSLVGIMNADNMLFHPDFRAFERSFQMMTQVAGRAGRSSKQGKVVIQTYNPNHNTIQQVTRNDYMGMYKEQLYDRKIYYYPPYYRIVKLTLRQREYNKLNEGAAWLYNVLTQNLNIPILGPEEPAINRIRNEYIRTIMIKIPQDKSINGTKKTIQKILNSFDAVPQYKAIRVTINVDFY from the coding sequence ATGCTTTTTTTTGTTGAAGTTATTATGCCACTTTCACTTGCTAAAACATTTACTTATAGTGTTTCAGAAGCTGAATATAATTATATTAAAAAAGGAATGCGATTGGCGGTACCTTTTGGAAAAAATAAAATATATACGGCTTTGGTTATTGACATTCATCAAAACAAACCCAGTTTATATGATGCCAAAGAAATCCATCAAATTCTAGATGAAAAACCAATAGTTACCGAAGATCAAATTGTACATTGGCAATGGATTGCTACCTACTATATGTGTGCTATAGGAGATGTATATAGAGCGGCTATGCCTTCAGCTTTTTTACTAGAAAGTGAAACTCAAATTCTCCAAAAACAAGGTGTTTTTGTAGATGAAGCTCAGTTGTCAGACGAGGAATACTTGATCTATCAAGCGTTACAGCTACAATCATCATTGAAAATTCAGGAAGTCAGTGCAATTTTAAATAAGAAAACAGTTTTTCCAGTCATTCAAAAAATGATTGATAAAAATATTATAATATTAGAAGAAGAAATTCAAGAGAGTTATAAGCCAAAATTGGTTCGTTACATTCGTTTGCATTCTAAATACGATTCGAATGAAGGTTTGAGTTTGTTATTGGAAATGTTGAAAAATGCTGCTAAGCAAAAAGAAATTGTATTATCCTATTTTCAGATTAGTGCTGTTGAAAAGAAACCTATTGCGGTAAAAAAACTAACAGAAGTTGCCAATACAAGTTCAGCTATAATCAAAGCTTTAATTGATAAAGAAATATTTGAAGAGTATTTTATTCAAGAAGATAGGGTGCAGTTTAAAGGGAAATCTTCTGAAGATCAAATTGTTTTGAGTGAGGCACAAGAAAATGCTTTCGACACCATCAGGCAATGTTATGAGACAAAGGATGTTTGTCTTTTGCACGGGGTGACTTCGAGTGGGAAAACTGAGATTTACATAAAACTGATTGAAGAATATATTGCTACAGGAAAACAGGTTTTGTATCTGTTGCCGGAAATTGCTTTAAGTACGCAACTGGTTAGTAGATTACGGGCTTATTTTGGTAATAAAATAGCTGTTTTTAATTCTAAATATAATAATAATGAAAGAGTTGAAGTTTGGAATCAAGTATTGCATAAAGCCGAAAAAGCGCAAATTGTAATTGGTTCTCGATCTTCGTTATTTTTGCCTTTCCAAGATTTAGGTTTGTTGGTTATTGATGAGGAACATGAACAAACTTTTAAGCAAATGGATCCTGCACCACGATATCATGCTCGTGATGCTGCCATTGTTTTGGCTAATTTATACAAGGCCAAAGTACTACTAGGATCTGCAACTCCAAGTTTAGAGACCTATTATAATACTCAAACTAATAAATATGGCTTGGCGACCATTACAGAACGTTTTGGAAAAGTCTTGATGCCAGAAATCGAGTTGGTAGATATTAAGGATAAATATTTTCGAAAACAAATGACGGGCCATTTTAGCCATATTTTAATCGAGAGAATTACTAATGCTGTTTCATTAGGAGAGCAGGTAATTTTGTTTCAAAACAGGAGAGGGTATTCGCCTTTATTAGAATGTATGACATGCGGCCATGTACCACAGTGTCAACAATGTGATGTAAGTTTGACCTATCATAAACATAAAAACCAATTGCGGTGTCACTATTGCGGTTATTCTATTGCGAAACCCACCAATTGCCATAATTGTTCTAGTATTGATTTGACGACTAAAGGTTTTGGGACAGAACAGATCCAGCAAGAGTTGGTGCAGCTTTTTCCAAATGCTAAAATTGGAAGAATGGATCAAGATACGACTCGTGGAAAATTTGGTTTTGAAAAAATTATTGATAGTTTTAAAAATCAAGAAATTGATATTTTGGTGGGAACCCAAATGTTAGCCAAAGGTTTGGATTTTGATAACGTAAGTTTGGTAGGGATTATGAACGCTGATAATATGCTATTTCATCCTGACTTTAGAGCTTTTGAAAGAAGCTTTCAAATGATGACTCAGGTTGCTGGAAGGGCGGGAAGATCTTCTAAACAAGGAAAAGTTGTGATTCAAACGTATAATCCAAATCATAATACAATTCAGCAAGTGACTCGCAATGATTATATGGGAATGTATAAGGAGCAATTGTATGATCGAAAAATTTATTATTATCCACCTTATTATAGGATTGTAAAATTGACTTTAAGACAAAGAGAATATAATAAATTGAATGAAGGAGCAGCGTGGTTGTATAATGTGTTGACCCAAAACTTGAATATTCCGATTTTAGGGCCAGAAGAGCCTGCAATTAACAGAATTAGGAATGAGTACATAAGGACGATTATGATAAAAATCCCTCAAGACAAGTCAATTAATGGTACAAAAAAAACTATCCAAAAAATATTGAATAGTTTTGATGCTGTACCACAGTATAAAGCTATAAGAGTGACAATAAACGTAGATTTTTATTAA
- a CDS encoding LytTR family DNA-binding domain-containing protein, translating into MKLNCVVVDDSSIQRMIIAKLVNNHPNLHLVGDFSNAIEAKSCMSIHNVDLIFLDIEMPVISGFDFLDGLKTKPQIIFVTSKAEYAMKAFDYDATDYLQKPIAIDRFNASVKRAVDQYLYKNDNKDDDGEHIFIKSNLKKLKIFTSKIKWIEAFGDYVRVVTEDDSNLVLSTMKSFEADLPGNRFVRVHKSYIINIDKVERFNSKFAEIGPTKIPLSRNKKEDLVKALSID; encoded by the coding sequence ATGAAACTAAATTGTGTAGTTGTTGATGATAGCTCCATACAGCGGATGATTATAGCGAAGTTAGTAAATAATCATCCAAATCTACATTTAGTAGGTGATTTTTCTAATGCTATTGAAGCCAAAAGCTGTATGTCTATACATAATGTAGATTTAATCTTTCTCGATATTGAAATGCCTGTAATTAGTGGTTTTGATTTCTTGGATGGTTTGAAAACGAAGCCTCAAATTATTTTCGTTACTTCTAAAGCAGAATATGCTATGAAAGCCTTTGATTATGATGCTACTGATTATTTGCAAAAACCTATTGCAATCGATCGTTTTAACGCCTCAGTCAAAAGAGCTGTTGACCAGTATTTGTATAAAAATGATAATAAAGATGACGATGGAGAACATATTTTCATTAAAAGTAATTTAAAAAAATTAAAAATATTCACTTCTAAAATAAAATGGATTGAAGCTTTTGGAGATTACGTTAGAGTAGTAACAGAAGATGACAGCAATCTAGTTCTTTCTACTATGAAATCCTTCGAAGCTGACTTACCTGGAAACCGTTTTGTTAGAGTTCATAAATCCTACATTATAAATATTGACAAAGTAGAACGTTTCAATAGTAAATTTGCTGAAATTGGTCCAACAAAAATTCCGTTGAGTAGAAACAAAAAAGAAGATCTTGTTAAAGCACTTTCAATTGACTAG
- the rpsF gene encoding 30S ribosomal protein S6, protein MNHYETVFILNPVLSDVQVKETVSKFEDFLTTRGATMVSKEDWGLKKMAYEIQNKKSGFYHLFEFNVSPEVLIAFETEFRRDERIMRFLTVSLDKHAISWAERRRAKLKSQKA, encoded by the coding sequence ATGAATCATTATGAAACTGTTTTCATTTTAAATCCCGTTTTATCTGATGTTCAGGTGAAGGAAACAGTAAGCAAATTTGAAGATTTTCTTACTACTAGAGGGGCTACAATGGTATCCAAAGAAGACTGGGGCCTAAAAAAGATGGCTTACGAAATCCAAAACAAGAAAAGTGGTTTTTATCACTTGTTCGAATTCAACGTTTCTCCAGAAGTTTTAATCGCTTTTGAAACTGAATTTAGACGTGACGAAAGAATTATGCGTTTCTTGACTGTAAGTCTTGACAAACATGCTATCTCTTGGGCTGAAAGAAGAAGAGCAAAACTTAAATCTCAAAAAGCTTAA
- the rpsR gene encoding 30S ribosomal protein S18 produces MATLQQSASGKKDGDIRYLTPLNIETNKQKKYCRFKKSGIKYIDYKDADFLLKFVNEQGKILPRRLTGTSLKYQRKVSVAVKRARHLALMPYVADLLK; encoded by the coding sequence ATGGCAACATTACAACAATCTGCTTCAGGAAAAAAAGACGGAGATATCAGATATCTTACTCCTTTAAACATAGAAACTAACAAACAAAAGAAATACTGTCGTTTCAAAAAATCAGGTATCAAGTATATCGATTATAAAGATGCTGATTTCTTATTGAAATTTGTAAATGAGCAAGGAAAAATTCTTCCTCGTCGTTTAACAGGTACTTCATTGAAATACCAAAGAAAAGTGTCTGTAGCTGTTAAGCGTGCACGTCACTTAGCTTTAATGCCATACGTGGCCGATTTACTTAAATAA
- the rplI gene encoding 50S ribosomal protein L9, with protein MELILKQDVQNLGFKDDVVNVKNGYGRNFLIPQGFAHLATSSAKKVLAENLKQRAHKEAKVVADAQTLAEALKAIEIKISAKAGGEKLFGSITNIDIAAVLAKGGQVIDRKFITSGIVKRTGKYTASVRLHRDVIVELAYEIIAE; from the coding sequence ATGGAACTTATATTAAAACAAGACGTTCAAAATTTAGGATTTAAAGACGATGTAGTAAACGTGAAAAACGGATACGGTCGTAATTTCTTAATTCCTCAAGGATTTGCTCATTTAGCAACTTCTTCTGCGAAAAAAGTATTAGCTGAAAACCTAAAACAAAGAGCTCACAAAGAAGCTAAAGTTGTTGCTGATGCTCAAACATTAGCAGAAGCTTTAAAAGCTATCGAAATCAAAATCTCTGCAAAAGCAGGTGGTGAAAAATTATTCGGTTCAATCACGAATATTGATATCGCTGCAGTTTTAGCTAAAGGAGGTCAAGTAATTGATAGAAAATTCATCACTAGCGGTATCGTTAAACGTACTGGTAAATACACTGCAAGTGTTCGTTTACATAGAGATGTAATTGTAGAATTAGCTTACGAAATTATTGCTGAATAA
- a CDS encoding DUF6495 family protein gives MKYARLTKEQFEELTQEFTNFLASQSIDKGEWDSIKADKPEVAEQELDVFSDLIWEGVLSKAEHLEHFSKNHIFLFQTFDTYINSIVLKSLVPEVDFLTNEGLQWLSDNMFTDTIEMKVGKKEFSEERNASLFALIQQGAFLSDGQLYKQINTIIES, from the coding sequence ATGAAATACGCAAGATTAACAAAAGAACAATTTGAAGAATTAACGCAAGAATTCACCAATTTCCTAGCATCACAATCAATTGACAAAGGAGAATGGGATAGTATTAAAGCGGATAAACCAGAAGTTGCCGAACAAGAATTAGACGTTTTTTCTGATTTGATTTGGGAAGGAGTACTTTCTAAAGCAGAACATTTGGAGCATTTTTCCAAAAATCATATTTTCCTATTTCAAACTTTTGACACCTATATCAATTCAATTGTATTGAAATCATTGGTTCCTGAAGTAGATTTTTTGACTAATGAAGGCTTGCAGTGGTTGAGTGATAATATGTTCACAGACACCATTGAAATGAAAGTAGGTAAAAAAGAATTTTCAGAAGAACGTAATGCCTCCTTATTCGCACTGATTCAACAAGGTGCGTTTTTAAGTGACGGACAATTATACAAACAAATAAATACGATTATTGAATCGTAA
- the ligA gene encoding NAD-dependent DNA ligase LigA: MDMLPKILLLREELSQHNHNYYVLDNPTISDFDFDSKLKELQELEKKNPQYFDVNSPSQRVGGSITKNFMTVAHEQRMYSLDNSYSKEDLLDWEKRTQKQLGEIPLEYTCELKYDGASMSITYENGRLIRAVTRGDGLQGDDVTNNIKTIRSIPLKLKGNYPPKFDIRGEIILPFKGFEKMNQDLIEIGEAPYSNPRNTASGSLKLQDSAEVAKRPLDCLLYSIVGDNLPFDSQFEGLEAARNWGFKVPSASTLASNLDEVFDFIDYWDVHRHDLPYETDGVVVKVNSRQYQDELGYTAKSPRWAMAYKFKSEQVSTVLNSISYQVGRTGAITPVANLEPVQLAGTIVKRASLHNADQIEKLDIRIGDIVFVEKGGEIIPKIIMVDLSQRSTTAEKTQYITHCPECKTELVRSEGEANHYCPNFYGCPPQIIGRIQHYISRKAMDIEGLGGETVALLFNNGLVRNYADLYELSVAQIIPLERMAQKSAENLVKGVAESKNIPFERVLYALGIRFVGETVAKKLAKHYKNIDALAKATLMDLVLVDEIGERIAKSVIDFFENTENRLIIERLKEQGVQFEIVEKVNLNATEILLGKVFVVSGVFTEFSRDDLKKAIEDNGGKVGSSISTKTHYVVAGDNMGPAKLDKANKLNIPIISETDFMEMIKE, encoded by the coding sequence ATGGATATGCTACCAAAAATACTTTTGTTAAGAGAAGAACTCAGCCAGCACAATCACAATTATTATGTGTTGGACAATCCAACAATTTCTGATTTTGATTTTGATTCCAAATTAAAAGAACTACAAGAGTTAGAAAAAAAAAATCCTCAATATTTTGATGTCAATTCGCCTTCACAAAGAGTAGGTGGATCGATTACTAAAAATTTTATGACGGTAGCGCATGAACAACGCATGTATTCTTTGGATAATTCGTATTCCAAAGAAGATTTGTTGGATTGGGAAAAACGAACTCAAAAACAATTAGGAGAAATTCCATTAGAATATACTTGCGAGTTAAAATACGATGGTGCTTCTATGAGCATCACTTATGAAAACGGTCGTTTAATTCGTGCAGTAACTCGTGGTGATGGTTTACAAGGGGATGACGTGACTAACAATATAAAAACGATTCGATCTATTCCGCTAAAATTAAAAGGGAATTATCCACCTAAATTTGATATCCGTGGGGAAATTATCTTGCCTTTTAAAGGTTTCGAAAAAATGAACCAGGATTTAATCGAAATAGGGGAAGCTCCCTATTCAAATCCTAGAAACACCGCTTCGGGTAGTTTGAAATTACAAGACAGTGCTGAAGTAGCAAAACGTCCTTTGGATTGTTTGTTGTATTCAATAGTTGGAGATAATTTACCATTTGATTCTCAGTTCGAAGGATTGGAAGCGGCGAGAAACTGGGGATTTAAAGTTCCTTCGGCTTCAACGTTAGCTAGTAATTTGGACGAAGTTTTTGATTTTATAGATTATTGGGATGTTCATCGTCATGATTTGCCTTATGAAACAGATGGTGTAGTGGTGAAGGTAAACAGTCGTCAGTACCAAGACGAGTTGGGTTATACGGCTAAATCTCCCCGTTGGGCGATGGCGTATAAATTCAAATCGGAACAAGTTTCTACTGTTTTAAATTCGATTTCTTACCAAGTAGGAAGAACAGGAGCAATAACTCCAGTCGCTAACTTGGAACCCGTGCAATTAGCGGGAACGATTGTAAAAAGAGCTTCGTTGCACAATGCAGACCAAATCGAAAAATTAGATATCCGTATTGGGGATATCGTTTTTGTCGAAAAAGGAGGAGAGATTATTCCGAAAATTATAATGGTTGATTTGTCGCAACGTTCTACCACTGCTGAAAAGACACAATATATTACTCATTGTCCTGAATGTAAAACCGAATTGGTGCGATCAGAAGGAGAAGCCAATCATTATTGTCCTAACTTTTATGGTTGTCCTCCGCAAATTATTGGGCGTATTCAGCATTATATTTCGCGTAAAGCCATGGATATTGAAGGACTTGGTGGTGAAACGGTAGCATTATTGTTTAATAATGGTTTGGTGCGCAATTATGCTGATTTATATGAACTTAGTGTAGCTCAAATTATTCCTTTAGAGCGAATGGCACAAAAATCCGCTGAGAATTTAGTTAAAGGTGTGGCTGAATCTAAAAATATTCCTTTTGAGCGTGTGTTGTATGCTTTGGGAATTCGTTTTGTGGGTGAAACGGTAGCTAAAAAGTTAGCCAAACATTACAAAAACATTGATGCTCTGGCAAAAGCCACTTTGATGGATTTAGTTTTGGTGGACGAAATTGGAGAACGTATTGCGAAAAGTGTGATTGACTTTTTTGAAAATACCGAAAACCGTTTAATTATCGAAAGATTGAAAGAACAGGGTGTTCAATTTGAAATCGTAGAAAAAGTAAATCTGAATGCTACTGAAATCCTGCTAGGAAAAGTATTTGTAGTTTCTGGAGTATTTACCGAATTTTCACGTGATGATTTAAAGAAAGCAATTGAAGACAATGGTGGAAAAGTAGGAAGTTCGATTTCGACTAAAACCCATTATGTGGTGGCGGGTGATAATATGGGACCTGCCAAATTGGATAAAGCCAATAAATTGAATATCCCGATTATATCAGAAACCGATTTTATGGAGATGATAAAGGAATAA
- a CDS encoding S1-like domain-containing RNA-binding protein produces the protein MIKIGKYNALKILRDTQVGLFLGDPENDPEGVHDVLLPNKYVPNVFDIGEELIVFVYLDHEQRPVATTLEPYILLNEFALLRVNYTNQVGAFMDWGMEKDILVPFKEQARPMEKGKRYLVYLYMDEKTNRLVASSKTNQFLKNEELTVEKGEEVDLIVSHITEIGINVIINELHKGLLYKDEVYDDAIRTGDRMRGFIKNIRPDNKIDVALQEQGYASVEPNAELILNELRASRGFLRLNDKSHPEDIKTVLKMSKKIFKKAIGALYREKLIEIKEDGIYLIESSL, from the coding sequence ATGATTAAAATAGGAAAATATAATGCGCTGAAGATTTTACGTGATACTCAGGTGGGTTTGTTTTTGGGTGATCCCGAAAATGATCCCGAAGGTGTTCATGATGTGCTTTTGCCTAATAAATATGTGCCGAATGTTTTTGATATAGGAGAGGAATTGATCGTTTTTGTGTATTTGGATCACGAACAACGTCCTGTAGCTACCACTTTGGAGCCTTATATTTTATTAAATGAATTTGCGCTGTTGCGTGTGAATTATACCAATCAAGTTGGTGCGTTTATGGACTGGGGGATGGAGAAAGATATTCTGGTTCCGTTCAAAGAGCAAGCACGTCCAATGGAAAAAGGGAAACGTTACTTGGTGTACCTATATATGGACGAGAAAACAAATCGTTTGGTAGCTTCGAGCAAAACGAATCAGTTTTTGAAAAACGAAGAATTGACCGTTGAAAAAGGGGAAGAAGTCGATTTAATCGTGTCTCATATCACCGAAATTGGAATAAACGTAATCATCAACGAGCTACACAAAGGTTTGTTGTATAAAGATGAAGTTTATGATGATGCTATTCGTACGGGTGACCGCATGCGTGGATTTATTAAAAATATTCGTCCTGATAATAAAATTGACGTAGCGTTGCAAGAGCAAGGATACGCTAGTGTGGAGCCGAATGCTGAATTGATTTTGAATGAGTTGCGCGCAAGTCGTGGTTTTTTGCGATTGAATGACAAATCACATCCTGAAGATATTAAGACAGTGCTGAAAATGAGTAAAAAAATATTCAAAAAGGCAATTGGTGCCCTGTACAGAGAGAAATTAATTGAAATAAAAGAGGACGGAATTTATTTGATTGAATCGTCACTATAG